DNA sequence from the Vicia villosa cultivar HV-30 ecotype Madison, WI linkage group LG3, Vvil1.0, whole genome shotgun sequence genome:
GCAAAGTGTGGAAGCATGGAAGAAAGCCTATTAGTGTTTGATAAGATTTATAAAAGGAATGTAGTGTCATGGAATGCTCTGATATGTGGTTATGCGCATAATGGAAGAGGCGTTGAGGCAATAAGCTTGTTCGAAAGAATGCGTTCTATAGGCATCAAACCGAATAGGGTATCCCTATTAGGACTACTCTTGGCTTGTAATCACGCCGGTCTTGTTGACGAGGGTTACTCGTATTTCAATAAAGCTAGGATTGAGAATCCCGATTTGTTAAAATCTGAGCATTATGCTTGCATGGTTGACATGCTTGCTCGCTCTGGGCGTTTTACAGAAGCTCAGAGCTTCCTTCATCGGATGCCTTTCAACCCAGGAATTGGATTTTGGAAGGCAATACTAGGGGGATGCCAAATCCACCATAACCTGGAGTTAGGGGAGCTTGCAGCAAAAAGTATTTTGGCGTTGGATCCTGACGATGTATCATCATATGTAATGTTGTCAAATGCTTATTCTGCAGCAGGTAGGTGGTCAGATGTGTCAAGATTAAGAACAGAGATGAAGGAAAAAGGGATGGCAAGGATTCCAGGTAGCAGTTGGATTGAAGTCAGCGGCAAAGTTCACGCCTTTCTTAAAGCAGACGAGAATCATGATAAGAATGATGAAATTTATGTGCTCCTAAGCATTTTCTTTATGCATTTAAGAGAAATTGAGAATTCTGATTGGCTCAACAATTATTTTGATTTCAGTGCCGTATAAGTAATGAGCATAGTTTTATTTGATACTCCATCCGTCTCATAAAAAATATCTTATTTGAGTTGTGCGCGGTGCTTAAATGGCAACAGCCCATAGCTTTTGTCATGAATGAACAAAGTTTTGTCTGAAAAATAGAAGAGTATGCTGTACAAAATAGCATAAGCCATAACAAATACCCAATATATACTTTCAAGACTCAATCATTTTTACATACCAAAAAATTTATGCAATCTTCCTAAACATGATATTCTGTGTTTTGAGTAAATAGCAGCTCCCTACAAGTTCTCTGAATCCTACAAAAGCTAAGATGAAAAACATATCTAGTTTCATTTTTCATCTAGGACTCAATTCAGACAAGGTTACTTCATTGGCAGAGATAGAAGTATTTGATGAAGACCCTCGGTCAACAACAGCCCGTTCAACGATAGCTCTTCCGACAGAAAATGCAGGGCGTGTAGGGCCGGGGAGAGTCTGTGTGTCACttacaagcatgtgaacaacacTCGACATTGTAGGTCTATCTGCTGCATCTTCTTGTACACATAATAGTGCAATATGTATACACTTCAGATATTCACCAGGTACACATGTCTTTTCTATCAATGGATCCATCATctctatttcttttctttcacGCCAAAGGTTCCATGCCTATAATTATACATGTGTTAGATTTAAGTtataagtaaatatttttttttttagaaaaaaaaaaaagtgaatacAAGCATATATTATGAAACTTACATATATGAGAAGGCTCGTTCCATCTTCTGAAAGATAGAATTTGCTGCTTTTTCTTCCGCTTATGATCTCTAGCAAAAGAACACCAAAGCTAAAAACATCTGACTTCACTGAAAATAATCCTTCCATAGCATATTCTGGAGCCATGTATCCACTGTTCAAAAATACAATCTATCAGTAAAATTCAACTGACTCGAATTGAAATCACCCGTCACTTTTTTGCTTTCCTTCCGATAAAAACATAACATCTTTTAGCAAGAGAAGATAATTCTTTGTTAAGATGTAATATTTTAGCGGTATGATTTCATTCGATAAAACTCGCCTTTCTTATTAGTCCATGTGAAGTAGGCTATTAAATTTAATGCCATCATTCATGTGACGAAGTATACATTATTGTTCTAATGAAAGAAAGCAAACTAGTTTATATACTTACTAAGTTCCTACGATTCTAATTGTACTTGCTTCATCCTGGTCTCCTCCAAATGTTCTCGCCAGTCCAAAGTCTGCTATTTTTGGATTCATTTCTTGATCTAACAGGATATTGCTAGCCTTCAGGTCTCTATGAATAACTCTGAGCCTAGAATCTTCATGAAGATATAGAAGCCCTTTCGCAATcccattaataatatttaatcgtTGTTTCCAATTTAGTCGTGCACCCTTCACCATatctgattaaaaaatatatatgggaCATATTCAAACAgttaaaaaaatgaagtgaaaggTAATAAAACGCAGGTTCATTGTTGGGGAGTCATACCGAATAGATGGAAGTCAAGGCTTGAATTAGGCAAGTATTCATAGATAAGAAGCTTTTCATTTTGCTCAATGCAGCAAGCCAATAGTCTCACAAGGTTTCGGTGCTGTAATTTGGCAATcaatattatttcattttttaattcttCAACACCTTGAACTGATGTTTTTGAAAGCCTTTTAACCGCAATTTCCCTTCCATCAACTAAAACACCCTGaaacatttttcaaattttctgcATAAGAAAGTTGTGAGGGAAGAAACTAACAAATAAAGTATATCAAGTATTATATTATGTATGTTAATCTAATTTATTACCTTGTACACAGTTCCAAATCCACCTTTCCCTAATTTATATTCATCACTAAAGTTATTCGTACTTTTCAGAATGGTACTCAAAGGCATCATAGATAGGTCAGAATTTCCAGTCTCCTCGATGTCAGACTGATCTTGAGAAAAGATTGGACTAAGGTTTTGCATATAATTTCTTCTATCTGAAAAGATGGAATTATTAGAATAACTACATGAATAAGGGAATTGTTAGAGTGGGGACGTGTCACATGTAATCTACGGTGAATTGATGCTTGAAAATCGCTCAAAATTTCGACCCCTTGAAACTAAAGTTCGGGGTTCTCCACGTCTTTAGGAAAGAGAGAATGACCAGATCGGTGCTAATTCACAAAATCGAGATGTTTTCCTTGTTTTTGGCTGAACCTGCACCGATTGGATTACCCTCTTGATCCTAAAGACGGATAATACTAATACCATGAGTTTCAACTTGCGGAGATCAGCACTGATCATTCTTAGAGTTTCAAATAACTTTCAAGCATCGGTCCACATAGACCATGTGAGACAATTTTCCACCTCAAAAGCTATCTACGATTGTTGAAAGTCTCAGATGTTGAGATTTAGAGCTTACCTTTTCTATGCTTTAAGCAGCATAAATAATATGCACTCAAAGCGAGTAGAGCTGCTACTACTGTTCCGATTACTACAATGACTATTATGATCCATGACTTCGTTCCGTCGTTTCCTGCGGCTGCAATAACAAGACAGTACAATGTTAAACGAAGTGCAAATACTTGTTATTTTAGCccttagaaaaagaaataaaaccatACCTTGTTGAGGCGCAGGAGCATTAGAGCCTGTATTATTTAGAAAGAATGGTTGAGTTTCATACATCATAATACAACTTGGAGAAAAAACTCTCCACACTTTCTTCTCCTCGCAACAATTCTCGACATCCTCAAGCATATTACTCAAACAAGTTCCACATTCCTCACTAGTAATATCTCTACTACACTGCACCCAACCGTACCGTCTTTGAGTACCATTTATGTTAAACATATGTGTACCAAACATCAAAGCTGTCTGTGACCCCATCTGTATCAAACCGTTCATCAAAATCCTCGCATCACTATCAAATTCTCCCGCACTAGTCAAGTTCTGTGTTGCATCAAACATAGGAATCCTTGGTCTTATCGTAAGGTTACCAAAGAAATTCTGATTTGAGTATCTCAAAAGACAAAAAGGGTACCACAAAATTGCTGAAGCATTATTAGGACAGTGCTGTTTCAACAATCTGCTTGAGTTTTGGACACACGAATGGCAAAGAGTTTTATTAACATCGCCGCGACACAGGTATTGTCCGTAAACTATATTGTTTTGATCATTACCTGAAGTTCTATTTCCAAAACCATTGCTTGTTGCAGAATCTGATGATAATGAAGAGATTAAACTGTTGAGGTTTGTTTGATATGTTGTAGAGGGAGCTATAGAAGATTGATCCAAACAAGCATATCTATAATCAAGTAGCTCTTGTGAATTGCTGTTGTTTTGACTTATAACAGAATAGAAAAGGTATATGAATTTGATGGTAAATAACCATTGATGAAACATTCTTCTGCTGCTACAATCACTTTTTCTGATcattatagtttataatttatatGTGATGTTCCTTAGAGGCATTGATAATAATATATGATTAGTTTATGAAACATTTAATATAGATTTAACACACACTTTCTTATgttaaaataatcataaaatgGCTGTCATGCAGTGTAAAATTTCTGACCATGAAACTCAGAATATTGTAGAATATAGTTAAACTTggactttattaaaaaaatattgctaAACACAACCTTGCAAGtggtgatttatttaattaatgttatttaaatTGAAAGAGACTCGTTCATATCAGAAAACGTGTTTGGGGTGGGCCAGGCAACAGATAAATTTTGATATTGAAAAATCAATGAGATAAGGAAGAGACCGAAATAAACCCTACGGGTTAGTTCGGTGGTGAATACTTGAGTTTTGAGATGATGATTTTTTCAAGGTCGCAGGTTCGAATTCTATCATGCGCAAACAATTTATGAGTTAAGTCATGTTTATACAGAATTTTGCTCGGTTTAAACGGGTCATCTGTTAGTGGACGGCAAGATTGATTCTCTTGGATTAGTTGAAAAACCAGATGTgaagatttaaaaaaaacaagaaaaaggaagagtCCAAGTTATTGAACATGTTGaagtattataaaaaaaaattgtcaacTTTTAAGCCTACATAAAAGAAGAGTAGAACATTTTTGAGTCTCCATTAGCCTTGTTAATAATTGAGTTTACTTTAATCAAATGACTTGTATGTTCACGTCAAAATGTCATGAATACAGTGTTTCAGGTTTTTTGGTTACCAAACTTACCTATTTCTACAAcatttttatactatttttgtcTTGATAATGACTAGATACTGCCTCATCCAAAGAAGAcacaagaaataataaaaatacagtAGATGTTAAGAACTATACAATTTagagattaaataaaaaaaacacaaacatcTCTATGGCTTGAAAATGGTTATTGTTACAAGCATGGTTAAGACAATCACTAGATAGATATGGCCTGCCTCTGTGTCTGTTTCATTTTGTTCAATGCAACAAACCAATAATCTCACAAGGTTTTGAAGAATTTTAATGTTGGAAATTGTGTTTCATATGAGACAAAATTAACACGGgcaagaaaaaaagagaagtttTGGTACTTTGTTGCATTGAAGCTGAAAAATACATTACAAATATATCGAGTCAAGCAATAAGCTTGTTTGttagagtgaaaataaaattcaaaacaagtCTACTCTAAATAGTAAGCATGGGTAACTTTTATCTATTTTTACTATCTTAATAAGTAAGAATTTAATCATTATAGTAACAACAAcaagtaaaataattaatatgttagaaaAATATCCATTTCTAACACTCCTTAAAATTTTTCTTGAATCCTCCGAGCATTGATCTTAATTCTTCAAACTTTCCCTTGAAAAGAGCTTTAGTCAATATATATATGCAATCTATTTTTCAGAATTGCAATGCTTCAAACTGATTTCCTTTAACTTTTCGGCTTCTCTAATAGCATGATATTTATCTTGATGTGTTTGGTTCTTCTATGTTGGAATGAATTCTTAGCTATGGCAATAGCAGATTTGTTCTCCACCTATATGACAATAGCTTTGTTTTGAAATTGTCATACATCTGATGAAATCTTCCTTAGCCAAATAGTTTGATTTGTTGTTGCAGTAGCAGAAATATACTTCGCTTCAGCTGATGATTGGACGACAATTTCTTGTTTCTTTGAATTCCATGAGAACACAACACTGTCAAATGAGAAAATATAATCGGATGTACTtttcacatcatcaacatttccAACCCAATCACTATCTGCATATCCTTGAAGGTCTCCACTTTATTTTTCAGAAAACACAAATCATAATTAGTTGTACCCTTTATGTACATGAAAACTCTCTTCCCTAAACTTTTGGTTCCCCAAAAGTGAAGAGGCAATTATGGAAGTTTTCACCCAGACTGGTAATATACGAAGCATGTCCCTCTTGAAGTTTAAATCAAGGCTTCATTCATGTGGGACCGTAGGCATATTATTGATTGTATATGGTGCTTTCATGAGTACCATATATTTGTCTTTGGAGGACCGAAAATTCAACAGGAAATACTCTTCTTCATGGTAAAACATATCGTGTAATCGAATAAAATTCCATAATTTACTCATATATTGCTTCACAACATTCATGCTTAAATCTCTACCGAGAACATACATAATGAGAGATGATTTCCAAAATTTTAGCATCTTTAGTTTCCACTTCGATTTCTCCTTCCACCATTTTAGGTGTCGTGAATTCAATAGCCATCTCATTAGCTGGAATTTGGTTTCCACCGATAACATCTATCCATAATTTCTTAGTAGGTTCCTCTGAATCCGTTGTTGTATTCTTCAATTCGAGAGAAGGGTTTTTGTCTTGGGCTTGTGAGATCATTTCTTATTCAATACTTTTCTATGGTTGTTCTTCGTTCTCTTTGCTCTTGTTTCCTTCACCATTGTCACTTACTTTTGGTCTCTTTTCCGGTTCTTGGGGTTGATCCGGTGGTGAcgacatcttcttcttcagccgcCCTCGTCTTCGAGTCATACTCCTGACCTAGGTAAGCTTCAACCTATTGTAGTCCTACCGATTTGGTCCCTAATCCGAATATTAGGAGTTTAAACCATCTCAGTACAAGATTCAACCATTGAAACCTGTGAACTAATTACCTTAACGCTCTTCAAAAATCACAATTCTGCCGCACCATAAATCTCCAGAACTCTCTCTTAATTAATTTTGTTCAAATATAGTGCACATTCTTGTTCAAAAACAAGAGAGCTTGGAAACATATCAATGAATTAAACCAAGTGAAATAATACATGATATTTACTTAGCACTTGATTGCTTCTAATGCAAGTCAATCACAAGATAAACTAAAATGCTTGAAACAAAGATATTTCAAAAACTCTTCACAtagatgttcaaaacaaaacataaTTGAATTCATGATACTTTAATAAAGATTGATACACCACATATCTAAGCTTATACATTAAATTTTTATAAGTAAAGTCTAACTTATATGGTATACAATCAAGGAAATAATGCACAAATGCAATAGCAAAATTAACGAAttctagaaaataaaaggatatatAGGAAAAGGAAAAGATACACGGAGATATATAATGGTTTGGTGTTTGTCTTGGCTTTTTCTACTCCACTCTTCAGTGGTGTTGAAAACCATTGGAAAATAATCATGATCTTCCACTACTTTGATAAGTTTGATTATAATCATTTTGGTTACAACGAATTATAAACGATAATTTCCTCTGTTGATGCAGACACTCAActactaaaaaaataatatgtcCAAAAGATCTTGATCAAACAACCTTGCTATCCACAATAATCCTGCTCCAAGTATTTGTATGTGGCAATCCACATGATCCCTCCCATTTCTTATCTGAATGATTGTCATAGCCAAGTATTTATTGgacaactccaaaatttgtcttcGAGCAATCTTTCTCCAACTCCACCAAAGATGAACAACTTTCAACTCCTCCTTACAAAAAATTGATACTTGATCTCGCCAAAGTTTTCATTGGAGATTAATGAAACTCCCATCTTGATAGATAACAACAAATATCTAACTGCATTTAAGAATTGATACATGCAGTTGTAACAAACAACAAACTTCATACATAAACATTAGATTGTTATCAAGAGCTTTATTAATCATGAATAACATAACAAGATTAATTAATTCACTCTCTCTAATTCACTCAACACAACAACAAATCTCACAAGAACTAGATGCAACAAAAGGAGAATGAATCTAACAtgaattcataatcaagaaattgttcttgagaagaagataaagAATCATGATGATGGTTATGTACACACTAAGAGAAGAAGACAAAATTACTCTTTGTCTCAATGGGTTTCCCACATGGGTTTTTCATATTTGTTACTTTCATAAAAGAAACATCTATTTAAATCAAGGATGAAAAATAGGTCTTGAAGCATTGATTCAAATAAAGTGAAAATCGTGATTCAAATTAATTTGAGTAGAGCCCAAATATGGCTTCATGGAGGCAGCTATTCGAATCAATTTTTacacttgattcgaatcacatgagtttatgattcgaatcatgttCATTTTGTGGTTCAAATCAGATGGTATAGAGGAAATTCCCATGTTTCACATAGCTTGTGAGTCAAACCAATTTTTACACGTGACTCAAATAAATCAACTGAAAAATTCAGATTCAAGCTACGCATAATGAAACGACAAAGTAGCAACTAACTAGGTTAAAAAAGAAAGGTCGTCAAGGATTAGACACTCTTATAAAACGAGTAAGGGGGTTCTTAGTGATACAACAACATAATAGCCAAAGCGATTACAAATGAAATGTGGATAGGATACAAGCACACGGTTAATGAATCAAATTATATATACGCAAATGCTAAGACAACTATATCAAATtgacaaaaacatcaaaacaaataAGTGATACCATACGATACCGTTACTACACTTTCAAAAACAAGGTCAAAATTGATCGAGAGAATACATAAGTTTCCATTTTGAATTTTCTGTGTTGAGAAGAAAAGACTAACTACGAAAGTAGGAATGTGGAGATATTGTTTATGTACTAAAAGGGCAAAAAATGGTATCTGACCTTGTTgttctaaatttttatttaaaaatagcgAAAGCATTTTTAAACTACCTAGAAACTATTTTTAAGTTGTAAAATATTGTTTTAACTCAGGTTTACACTACGATAACCGATATATTTACGTGTTTAAGATCTGGTAACCCGCCGACGAAACTGGGCATTACCACTAGTTAATATTTTCTATAAGATAATGAAATTATCGCTATAATTAAATGTTGCAATTTATATGAATAAACAGGTAAAAACTAGTTTTGTTTCGACCTgttgttaataataatttaaattcaatttttcaattttGTGTAAAATCAACCATACGCATAGTCTTAGCTACACATAGGATTAACAAATAGCGATACTTGATAAATTGGTCTCTGCGGAATTCAACAATATTTTATACTAAACTGATAAAGGCATATACTTTGCGGCCTATCACTTGGGTTCCATGACAGTGAGAAAGTCAATGGGACCCCAAGTGAAATCTTCTTGAGAAAGTCGGCGAGACAAATGGGTTTTGAGTTTGATTGTTATCAAGAGCTTGATTAATCATGAATAACACAACAAGATTATGATGACCTAATTGGGAGCTGATTCAGAGGATGCCCTGCAGGAGATAGAAGTCACCTGATGGTGTTATGCTAGGTTTTGATTCATATAGAAACTGTATACAATAGCAATTGCATGCGACAGAGCAGGTTGCTGGTGATAACGAGCATGTTATGCCACATATACACATTAAGAATATATTTATTGTACTTGGTTGACACTTCCAATTTTTTTGTAGATAAGAGTGCCACCTATGTAGATGTGATTTACTTGAGATAGTTTACTAACTTGACTTGAATTTTTTGatcaaaattatgttattttaaaaaaaagtaactATCATCTTTGAAATTCAAAATGTATGGTGATTAATTAAGTTTGATGGTCAAGAAAGATTGATTTAAAAGATTTggtttgatttaaaatttaagttaaaattcgagaatttttttttataaataaatatagggTTAATAGCTTTTTCGCCCCTTGCTTTAAAAGCGATATTTGAAAAATTCCTCGTAAAAAAAAAGTTGCATGAATTGCCCTAACTTtttcataatattttaattttaaccttAAGCAGAACACATCATCAAAAATGCTGATGTGGCgtggttttttattatttttaattcagaAGTTATGCCAGATGTGTTTATTCCCTATTGAAAAGTCCAATTTGCCCTTgtacataaaacaacaaaaacacacaTAGAGATGGGATCCACTTCTTCTTTCCAACTTGACCGTACCATGTTCCTCTCTTGTCAAATTTCTcctctgcaaatttctttccacGCTTATTCTTTTGTAAATCTTCTTCTGTTCTGCTTTTGTTCTTCTCACGGCTAAACAAAAAAAACTACAGAAATTAACAAATCAACAGAAACAAACATTCATGGTGAAAACCTAGATTCCTAGTTCGAACGCAATTGAAGAAAAACAAAGTGTAATCaacaaaaaattgaagaaaacaaTTTCTTCTACTTCAACTCTCTGCCTGAACTTCACTTCTTCTACTCCGAATTCGAGTATACTACATTTCGATATTGTGAAGCGGTTGAAGGAGAGTTGTTGGTGTGTCGCGTGGATGAGGTGATAAAGTCGTTTAGATGTTGGTGATGAGTTTTAAACGGATGTGAGCGGATTGGTTCTGATGAAGCTTCGTGTTGATGAGGGTGTAGGTCTCAGACGAACGTTGTTGTCGCGGACGAAGGTCACACGTTGATATCGATTCTGCGTCTTGTTGTGTTTTTTGCTGAAACAGATCGTTGCCGATTGTTGGTGCGGCAGTGAAGCGTTAAGGAATTGTTAAAGAAGACGATATGAAACAAGTTTGGAACAACCGAACAACAAGATACCTATTTAAAGGACACACcattaaaaattgtaaaaaaagagGGCATTTTGGTCAGTTCATAAAAAAGAAACACATGTGGCATttcctttaaataaaaaataataaaaggtgATGTGTCCTgcttaaagttaaaattaaaatattttggaaaaGTTAGGGCAATCCATGTAACTTTTTTTTACGGGGAGTTTTTTCAAATATCGCTTATATGGAAGGGGGCAAAAAACTATTAacccataaatatatatatacttacAATATAAACTCCAAGAACAACATCTTGACATTGACAAAGGTACATAACTCCATAGGTTTAAGTTTACTATTCCAAAATATCCTACCCTAgcataaacctaattaaaacctttaaaagacctcGAAATTATGGGTTTAAATATGAATTTGATTGATTTTGATAGAAAATTTGCAAATTTATGGTAAAATATTTTGTATGTTGATTGTGAGATGAGATACAAATTGAGTATACAGGGAAGTTAGAGAAAAATCTTTGGATTGATCGAAATTTAGGTAAGGAATTGAAGTCCTAACTCTGTTATAATTAGATTATGTCATTAGTTTGATATGTGCAAAGATTTAAGGAAAGTCACAAGTATGAATGAGTTTCTCGAGGACTAGAAACATAACAAGTTTTGAGAGTTGTAATAACACTCTGTCATTACGTATTATAAGCATTtgttatttttaaagtattttttagttaatttagaGAAAATTAGAGAGTAAACAATTGAGATTTGATCAAGTGAACAATAAGGCAAAGAGAGGAAAAACTACAAAAGTTTCAAGCAAATAGCTAATTATCTACAGAAAAATTCAT
Encoded proteins:
- the LOC131593600 gene encoding cysteine-rich receptor-like protein kinase 10, whose product is MIRKSDCSSRRMFHQWLFTIKFIYLFYSVISQNNSNSQELLDYRYACLDQSSIAPSTTYQTNLNSLISSLSSDSATSNGFGNRTSGNDQNNIVYGQYLCRGDVNKTLCHSCVQNSSRLLKQHCPNNASAILWYPFCLLRYSNQNFFGNLTIRPRIPMFDATQNLTSAGEFDSDARILMNGLIQMGSQTALMFGTHMFNINGTQRRYGWVQCSRDITSEECGTCLSNMLEDVENCCEEKKVWRVFSPSCIMMYETQPFFLNNTGSNAPAPQQAAGNDGTKSWIIIVIVVIGTVVAALLALSAYYLCCLKHRKDRRNYMQNLSPIFSQDQSDIEETGNSDLSMMPLSTILKSTNNFSDEYKLGKGGFGTVYKGVLVDGREIAVKRLSKTSVQGVEELKNEIILIAKLQHRNLVRLLACCIEQNEKLLIYEYLPNSSLDFHLFDMVKGARLNWKQRLNIINGIAKGLLYLHEDSRLRVIHRDLKASNILLDQEMNPKIADFGLARTFGGDQDEASTIRIVGTYGYMAPEYAMEGLFSVKSDVFSFGVLLLEIISGRKSSKFYLSEDGTSLLIYAWNLWRERKEIEMMDPLIEKTCVPGEYLKCIHIALLCVQEDAADRPTMSSVVHMLVSDTQTLPGPTRPAFSVGRAIVERAVVDRGSSSNTSISANEVTLSELSPR